The following are encoded in a window of Kitasatospora fiedleri genomic DNA:
- a CDS encoding HAD family hydrolase produces the protein MPLTLAPAEAPTAVAAPMAFFDVDETLIAVKSMFSFLRFHLERRGERPETYDALVGQLHADAAAGTPRHEINRRYYRLFAGERAAELAASGRAWFEDALRGAAEAGGSLLLAEPVAHLRAHRARGTAVVLLSGSFFACLDPVAELLGADGALGTRPIVRRGELTGEVVGPMIGGRKARAAAAAAWLRGADLDACLAYGDHASDLPLLEAVGRGLVVGADPVLAEAARTHGWQFLDAAPGH, from the coding sequence GTGCCGCTGACCCTCGCACCGGCCGAGGCCCCCACCGCCGTGGCGGCCCCGATGGCCTTCTTCGACGTCGACGAGACGCTGATCGCAGTCAAGAGCATGTTCTCCTTCCTCCGGTTCCACCTGGAGCGCCGGGGCGAACGGCCGGAGACCTACGACGCGTTGGTCGGGCAGCTGCACGCGGACGCCGCCGCCGGGACCCCGCGCCACGAGATCAACCGCCGCTACTACCGGCTCTTCGCCGGGGAGCGGGCGGCCGAGCTGGCCGCGTCCGGCCGCGCCTGGTTCGAGGACGCCCTGCGGGGCGCGGCGGAGGCCGGCGGGTCGCTGCTGCTGGCGGAGCCGGTCGCGCATCTCAGGGCGCACCGGGCCCGCGGCACCGCGGTGGTGCTGCTCTCCGGGTCGTTCTTCGCCTGCCTCGACCCGGTCGCCGAACTGCTCGGCGCGGACGGGGCGTTGGGTACCCGGCCGATCGTCCGCCGGGGCGAGCTGACCGGCGAGGTGGTCGGGCCGATGATCGGCGGCCGCAAGGCGAGGGCCGCCGCCGCGGCGGCCTGGCTGCGCGGCGCCGACCTCGACGCCTGCCTCGCCTACGGCGACCACGCCAGCGACCTGCCGCTGCTGGAGGCCGTCGGCCGCGGCCTGGTGGTCGGCGCGGACCCGGTCCTCGCCGAGGCCGCCCGCACCCACGGCTGGCAGTTCCTGGACGCCGCCCCCGGGCACTGA
- a CDS encoding aldo/keto reductase yields the protein MHTTTLGTTGPAIGRIGLGCMGMSWAYDEPGRDDAASISVVHRALDLGVNLIDTADAYGPFTNEYLVGRALAGRRADAVLATKVGLVVDGSRTMHRNGRPEHIRASIDASLLRLGTDHVDLYQLHRVDPAVPLEESWGAMAEAVKAGKARAIGLSEVSVAEIERAAAIHPVASVQSEFSLWSRDVLENGVLAHTAAHGITLLPFSPLGRGFLTGAIRSSADLPAGDWRHGSPRFQPTEIDANQALVERIEGVAARLETTPAQVALAWLLAQGGHVVPIPGTKTARYLEQNAAAAELTLDATVLAELDTLPAPAAPRY from the coding sequence ATGCACACCACCACCCTCGGTACCACCGGACCCGCGATCGGCCGGATCGGCCTCGGCTGCATGGGCATGTCCTGGGCGTACGACGAGCCCGGCCGGGACGACGCCGCCTCGATCTCCGTCGTCCACCGCGCCCTGGACCTCGGCGTCAACCTCATCGACACCGCCGACGCCTACGGCCCGTTCACCAACGAGTACCTGGTCGGCCGCGCGCTGGCCGGCCGCCGCGCGGACGCGGTGCTCGCCACCAAGGTCGGCCTGGTCGTCGACGGCAGCCGCACCATGCACCGCAACGGCCGCCCCGAGCACATCCGGGCCTCCATCGACGCCTCGCTGCTGCGTCTGGGCACCGACCACGTCGACCTCTACCAGCTGCACCGGGTCGACCCGGCCGTCCCGCTGGAGGAGTCCTGGGGCGCGATGGCCGAGGCCGTGAAGGCGGGCAAGGCCCGCGCCATCGGCCTCTCCGAGGTGAGCGTCGCGGAGATCGAACGGGCCGCCGCCATCCACCCGGTGGCCTCCGTGCAGTCCGAGTTCTCGCTCTGGTCCCGGGACGTCCTGGAGAACGGGGTGCTGGCCCACACCGCCGCGCACGGCATCACCCTGCTGCCCTTCTCCCCGCTCGGCCGCGGCTTCCTGACCGGCGCGATCCGCAGCTCCGCCGACCTCCCGGCCGGCGACTGGCGGCACGGCAGCCCGCGCTTCCAGCCCACCGAGATCGACGCCAACCAGGCGCTGGTGGAGCGGATCGAGGGCGTCGCCGCCCGCCTGGAGACCACCCCGGCCCAGGTGGCGCTGGCCTGGCTGCTCGCCCAGGGCGGGCACGTCGTGCCGATCCCCGGCACCAAGACCGCGCGCTACCTGGAGCAGAACGCCGCCGCGGCCGAACTCACCCTGGACGCCACCGTCCTGGCCGAGCTGGACACCCTGCCCGCCCCGGCCGCGCCCCGCTACTGA
- a CDS encoding 3-oxoacyl-ACP synthase III family protein — protein sequence MPPYSQADQAPAVGILGTGSYLPERTVPNEEIAPAAGVVPEWIENRTGIVARRRAAPHQATSDLAALAATRALAAAGLPADRIDVIVLATSTPDHPQPATASIVQHLIGAGQAAAVDVNAVCSGFVYALAMAEGLLRVRGGGHALVIGADVYSRILDYSDRRTAVLFGDGAGAVVLGPVAADRGLLHTVLRGHGDEHRLISVPAGGSRTPPSESTVREGGHFFRMDGRGVREFVSAELPQAIAELLRENGLSPEQIDHFVPHQANGEMLRSLLPSLGLPESALRLTVREFANTGSASVPITLDAVFASGELRPGQLVLLAGFGGGMNVGLTLLRWGVDAPAPVLSSGRSGQEQHVLTV from the coding sequence ATGCCCCCGTACAGCCAGGCCGACCAGGCCCCCGCCGTCGGCATCCTCGGCACCGGTTCCTACCTGCCCGAACGCACCGTCCCCAACGAGGAGATCGCCCCGGCGGCCGGGGTCGTCCCGGAGTGGATCGAGAACCGCACCGGCATCGTGGCGCGCCGCCGGGCCGCGCCGCACCAGGCCACCTCGGACCTCGCCGCGCTGGCCGCGACGCGCGCCCTGGCGGCGGCCGGACTGCCGGCCGACCGGATCGACGTCATCGTCCTGGCCACCTCCACCCCCGACCACCCCCAGCCCGCCACCGCCAGCATCGTGCAGCACCTGATCGGCGCCGGGCAGGCCGCGGCCGTCGACGTCAACGCGGTGTGCAGCGGCTTCGTCTACGCGCTGGCGATGGCGGAGGGCCTGCTGCGGGTCCGCGGCGGCGGCCACGCGCTGGTCATCGGCGCCGACGTCTACTCCCGGATACTCGACTACTCCGACCGCCGGACCGCCGTCCTGTTCGGCGACGGGGCCGGCGCGGTGGTGCTCGGCCCGGTGGCGGCCGACCGCGGCCTGCTGCACACCGTGCTGCGCGGGCACGGCGACGAGCACCGCCTGATCAGCGTCCCGGCGGGCGGCAGCCGGACGCCGCCCTCGGAGAGCACGGTGCGCGAGGGCGGCCACTTCTTCCGGATGGACGGGCGCGGGGTGCGGGAGTTCGTCTCCGCCGAGCTGCCCCAGGCGATCGCCGAACTGCTGCGGGAGAACGGGCTGAGCCCCGAGCAGATCGACCACTTCGTCCCGCACCAGGCGAACGGCGAGATGCTGCGCAGCCTGCTGCCCAGCCTCGGACTGCCGGAGTCGGCGCTGCGCCTGACGGTGCGGGAGTTCGCCAACACCGGGTCGGCCTCGGTGCCGATCACGCTGGACGCGGTGTTCGCCTCGGGCGAGCTGCGGCCGGGCCAACTGGTGCTGCTGGCCGGTTTCGGCGGCGGCATGAACGTCGGCCTCACCCTGCTGCGCTGGGGCGTGGACGCACCCGCACCCGTGCTGAGCAGCGGCCGGAGCGGTCAGGAGCAGCACGTCCTGACCGTCTGA
- a CDS encoding FAD-dependent monooxygenase, giving the protein MEPDRPVGSSEVLIVGAGPVGVALGCDLLQRGVRVRLVDSAAAPAPAPRSRAVLVWPRTLELLRGIGVAERLAATGHRLTGIGYRSEGRLLGRAAVDRIADTPYPFAATLPQYETERLLLERLAELGGTVERGVVLEDLRQDARGVTARLRHPDGNEEQAHARWLVGADGAHSSVRKQLGIGFDGDTVDVTFGIADAPIDGPAARDTLHYCYTADGALGVVPLPDGLFRVAISIPHRDPAEPPPAGVFAEALRRRAPGLGELGEPRWTGSFRVRCRIADRFRDGNCFLAGDAAHIISPAGGQGMNYGLQDAFNLGWKLAGVLRGTLDAAVLDSYHRERHAAVARVAAVTAAQTRWGMIAGGPRRVLRDTLVRGAALGGLLRRRIAPMMAQTDVSYAADGLRRARPGHPRPGDRLPVFAPAALAAPGGPAATAATAAPAPADPALDRDGFTVLVRRPSGSSGPSGPSGPSGPAGADDRGSAAVAAALAGRPAVVRTVDDTASATLLRALGPRPVLVALRPDGHVQYVAPATRSGLADLVRHLDGLAPRTRTAPEPAAARG; this is encoded by the coding sequence ATGGAGCCCGATCGGCCGGTCGGCAGCAGCGAGGTGTTGATCGTCGGCGCCGGCCCGGTGGGCGTCGCCCTGGGCTGCGACCTGTTGCAGCGCGGCGTGCGGGTGCGCCTGGTGGACAGCGCCGCCGCGCCCGCCCCGGCTCCCCGGTCCCGGGCCGTGCTGGTCTGGCCCCGCACCCTCGAACTGCTGCGCGGCATCGGCGTCGCGGAGCGCCTGGCGGCCACCGGCCACCGGCTGACCGGCATCGGCTACCGCTCCGAGGGCCGGCTGCTCGGCCGGGCCGCGGTCGACCGGATCGCCGACACCCCGTACCCGTTCGCCGCCACCCTGCCCCAGTACGAGACCGAACGCCTGCTGCTGGAGCGCCTCGCCGAACTCGGCGGCACCGTCGAGCGCGGCGTCGTCCTGGAGGACCTGCGCCAGGACGCCCGCGGCGTCACCGCGCGGCTGCGCCACCCCGACGGCAACGAGGAGCAGGCGCACGCCCGTTGGCTGGTGGGCGCGGACGGCGCGCACAGCTCGGTGCGCAAGCAGCTGGGCATCGGCTTCGACGGCGACACGGTGGACGTCACCTTCGGCATCGCCGACGCGCCGATCGACGGCCCGGCCGCCCGCGACACCCTCCACTACTGCTACACCGCCGACGGCGCGCTCGGCGTCGTCCCGCTGCCCGACGGCCTGTTCCGGGTCGCCATCAGCATCCCGCACCGCGACCCGGCCGAACCGCCGCCCGCCGGGGTGTTCGCCGAAGCCCTGCGGCGGCGCGCCCCCGGCCTGGGCGAACTGGGCGAACCCCGCTGGACCGGATCGTTCCGGGTCCGCTGCCGGATCGCCGACCGCTTCCGCGACGGCAACTGCTTCCTGGCCGGCGACGCCGCGCACATCATCAGCCCGGCCGGCGGCCAGGGCATGAACTACGGCCTCCAGGACGCCTTCAACCTCGGCTGGAAGCTGGCCGGCGTGCTGCGCGGCACCCTCGACGCCGCGGTGCTCGACAGCTACCACCGCGAACGGCATGCCGCGGTCGCCCGGGTCGCCGCCGTCACCGCCGCCCAGACCCGCTGGGGCATGATCGCGGGCGGCCCGCGCCGGGTCCTGCGCGACACCCTGGTGCGCGGCGCGGCCCTGGGCGGCCTGCTGCGCCGCCGGATCGCGCCGATGATGGCCCAGACCGACGTCAGCTACGCGGCGGACGGCCTCCGGCGCGCCCGCCCCGGCCACCCGCGGCCGGGCGACCGACTGCCGGTCTTCGCCCCCGCAGCCCTCGCAGCCCCCGGCGGACCTGCCGCCACCGCCGCCACCGCGGCCCCCGCCCCGGCCGACCCCGCGCTCGACCGTGACGGCTTCACCGTCCTGGTCCGCCGCCCGTCCGGCTCGTCCGGCCCGTCCGGCCCGTCCGGCCCGTCCGGCCCCGCCGGAGCGGACGACCGGGGCAGCGCCGCGGTGGCCGCCGCGCTCGCCGGGCGTCCCGCCGTGGTCCGCACCGTGGACGACACCGCGTCCGCCACCCTGCTCCGCGCGCTCGGCCCCCGCCCCGTCCTGGTGGCGCTCCGCCCGGACGGCCACGTGCAGTACGTCGCCCCGGCCACCCGCAGCGGCCTGGCCGACCTGGTCCGGCACCTCGACGGCCTGGCCCCGCGCACCCGCACCGCCCCGGAGCCCGCCGCCGCCCGCGGCTGA
- a CDS encoding AfsA-related hotdog domain-containing protein, which translates to MSTRISTVLPPAGTALPRTDSTIDRALVHRSALSEVFVTAMVPDPRGGTLASAQLPRSHAYWGDHSLAPACHDPVLLMEVCRQAALAASHLQHGVPRTDKFILTHQDLRITRPELLARGTRPTTLLLRLDPERVRERDGRTTGVDYVLTLAVADGSGAVQDAGRATVGLRFKAAGEYQELRLRGREGRSMGSTADFATGAVAGEPVAAPLVGRRLPENAVLLDVTATGRGATSTLRIAGDHPSLFDHPQDHLPGMVLIEGARQLALYTVREHIGLAPGKVRVQAVDARYERFAELDSPLRLEALLPDWEALLSGAPIPVEVLATQDGAANCRIVVDLELACR; encoded by the coding sequence GTGTCGACACGGATCTCCACGGTGCTGCCGCCGGCCGGCACGGCCCTGCCGCGGACCGACAGCACCATCGACCGCGCCCTGGTGCACCGCAGTGCGCTCAGCGAGGTCTTCGTCACCGCGATGGTCCCCGACCCGCGCGGCGGCACCCTGGCCTCGGCCCAGCTGCCCAGATCGCACGCCTACTGGGGGGACCACTCGCTGGCGCCCGCCTGTCACGATCCGGTGCTGCTGATGGAGGTCTGCCGCCAGGCCGCCCTGGCCGCCTCGCACCTCCAGCACGGGGTGCCCCGGACCGACAAGTTCATCCTGACCCACCAGGACCTGCGGATCACCCGGCCCGAGCTGCTCGCCCGCGGCACCAGGCCGACCACCCTGCTGCTCCGGCTCGACCCGGAACGGGTCCGGGAGCGCGACGGCCGCACCACCGGCGTCGACTACGTCCTCACGCTGGCGGTGGCCGACGGCTCCGGCGCGGTCCAGGACGCCGGGCGGGCCACGGTCGGCCTGCGCTTCAAGGCGGCGGGGGAGTACCAGGAGCTGCGGCTGCGCGGCCGGGAGGGCCGATCGATGGGCTCCACCGCGGACTTCGCCACCGGCGCGGTGGCCGGGGAGCCGGTGGCCGCGCCGCTCGTCGGCCGGCGGCTGCCGGAGAACGCGGTGCTGCTGGACGTGACGGCCACCGGCCGGGGCGCGACGTCGACGCTGCGGATCGCCGGCGACCACCCGAGCCTGTTCGACCACCCGCAGGACCACCTGCCCGGCATGGTGCTGATCGAGGGCGCCCGCCAACTCGCCCTGTACACCGTCCGGGAGCACATCGGGCTGGCACCCGGGAAGGTCCGGGTGCAGGCGGTCGACGCCCGGTACGAGCGCTTCGCGGAGCTGGACTCGCCGCTGCGCCTGGAGGCGCTGCTGCCCGACTGGGAGGCGCTGCTGTCCGGCGCGCCCATTCCGGTCGAGGTGCTGGCCACCCAGGACGGGGCCGCCAACTGCCGGATCGTGGTGGACCTGGAGCTGGCGTGCCGCTGA